One segment of Bacteroidota bacterium DNA contains the following:
- a CDS encoding C40 family peptidase encodes MTLTEKISVILLVLVSIPYVSQAMTKVVKEDTIVATEEYIDSINQPSMIRCQILDTAKQYLGVRYARGGQSENGFDCSGFVRYVYSKLGIEIPRNSASQFLAGKTVGKDSINVGDLVFFRCRGHRNISHVGIYIGDDKFIHSPRRGKSVSISSLNEPYWRNKFYKSATYLVEN; translated from the coding sequence ATGACATTGACAGAAAAAATAAGCGTAATCTTGCTCGTATTAGTGAGTATCCCTTATGTGAGCCAGGCTATGACGAAAGTAGTAAAAGAAGATACTATTGTAGCAACAGAGGAATATATTGATTCTATCAATCAGCCTTCAATGATCAGATGTCAGATTTTAGACACAGCAAAGCAATATTTGGGGGTAAGATATGCTCGTGGCGGGCAAAGCGAAAATGGTTTCGACTGTTCCGGTTTTGTCCGTTATGTATACAGCAAGCTTGGAATTGAAATTCCAAGGAATTCTGCTTCCCAATTTTTGGCCGGTAAAACCGTTGGCAAAGATTCCATTAATGTAGGCGATTTGGTCTTCTTCCGTTGCAGAGGCCATAGAAATATTTCCCATGTGGGCATTTATATTGGAGATGATAAATTTATCCATTCACCCAGAAGAGGCAAAAGTGTATCAATTTCAAGTTTAAATGAACCTTATTGGAGAAACAAATTTTATAAATCAGCAACTTATCTTGTGGAAAATTAG
- a CDS encoding DEAD/DEAH box helicase, translated as MELAFVLEKHSVLGWIFCPYMIKTSANGQFTLTFHRVTLQTIKDYDRQLNPIEEQIFQTIEDYSDETIVRRFSRSKMSVKDFYARLDPETITRSIRPSVEKRLVRCIDLFIKGNIHPHFKAKKESPILDKSIDIINLPADAVFNFIRNDEGIKYFLTLKDRNDELTLCNQQAAVVSLQPCWLFLQNKLYLMNDRVDGKKLIPFFDKEYILVPKRSEESYFQKFILPAVTNFNVKATGFDIIEKKSEPSTFIKLENSLQGNPQFVLFFKYEEKSILLHEKINCFVSSEKKENNYTFRKLSRDFSFEAEKKELLISLGLLNNEGSTFIIPRENELLANPGNGQHEAQMGSLVNWLNKNNQTLQENRIKVVQDFFKDKYFIGSLDIDLQIQKKTDWFDIHGTVRFDDFLIPFLKLRKHILNHIREYVLPNGEIAMIPEEWFARYYDIMQFSTANGETAKLKKHHYGLIYPFLEEVEKKKDFAEFIGLSDKKELTQPEIPKDLHANLRPYQAEGYTWLSYLQDLNLGGCLADDMGLGKTLQTIALLTASKVKKNLRDPQQQQATPQMSSLFNDEDTGLSRPGKTSLIVMPLSLICNWENEVGKFAPQLKLYKHTGSSRIQDADKFSYYDIVLTTYGIVRNDLELLKKFNFYYLILDESQAIKNPDSKIYHAISELSAQHRLVLSGTPIENSLSDLWAQMSFLNPGLLGNLKFFRNEFQVPIEKDNNENKQEKLKKLIAPFILRRTKALVEKDLPPLTEKVYYCEMSDEQKSLYETKKSEIRNSLLENLEEGMDNKTRFLVLKGLMQLRLLANHPALTDKQSLSESGKFDEVIRNIGNLISENHKVLVFSQFVKHLNLFRDYFEKQNWRYSYLTGAINGNNRQAIIDSFQGDPDNHLFLISLKAGGYGLNITAADYVFILDPWWNPASENQAISRAYRIGQKNKVMAYKFITKDSIEEKILRLQEKKSNLAEAFVSVNNPLHLFTSDELIGLFE; from the coding sequence ATGGAATTGGCCTTTGTCCTTGAAAAACATAGTGTGCTGGGCTGGATTTTTTGTCCTTATATGATTAAAACCAGTGCTAACGGTCAGTTCACCTTAACTTTCCACCGGGTTACTTTACAGACCATCAAAGATTATGACCGACAGCTTAATCCCATTGAAGAACAGATCTTTCAAACCATTGAAGACTACAGCGACGAGACAATAGTCAGGCGGTTCAGCCGTTCGAAAATGTCGGTAAAGGATTTCTACGCCAGGCTGGATCCCGAGACAATTACCAGAAGCATCCGTCCTTCAGTTGAAAAACGCCTGGTGCGCTGCATCGACCTTTTCATCAAAGGGAATATCCATCCCCATTTCAAGGCAAAAAAGGAGAGCCCCATTCTCGATAAATCCATAGACATCATCAACCTGCCGGCAGATGCAGTTTTCAATTTCATCCGCAATGACGAGGGAATTAAATACTTTCTGACCCTGAAGGACAGAAATGATGAGCTTACTTTATGTAACCAGCAGGCTGCGGTGGTCTCCCTCCAACCCTGCTGGCTGTTCTTGCAAAACAAGCTCTACCTGATGAATGACAGGGTTGACGGCAAAAAGCTAATTCCTTTTTTTGACAAAGAATATATTTTAGTGCCCAAACGCAGTGAGGAAAGCTATTTTCAAAAATTTATCCTTCCTGCTGTTACCAACTTTAATGTCAAAGCCACTGGCTTTGATATCATTGAAAAGAAGTCCGAACCCTCCACTTTTATTAAACTTGAAAACAGCCTGCAGGGCAACCCGCAATTTGTTCTTTTCTTTAAATATGAAGAAAAAAGTATCCTTCTCCATGAAAAAATAAATTGTTTTGTCAGCTCTGAAAAAAAAGAGAACAATTATACCTTTAGAAAACTAAGCAGAGACTTCAGTTTTGAAGCGGAGAAGAAGGAACTGTTAATTTCTCTGGGACTTTTAAACAACGAAGGATCAACTTTCATTATTCCACGGGAAAACGAGTTGCTTGCCAATCCCGGTAACGGGCAACATGAGGCGCAAATGGGCAGCCTGGTGAACTGGCTCAACAAGAATAACCAGACATTGCAGGAAAACCGGATTAAAGTGGTTCAGGATTTTTTTAAAGACAAATATTTCATTGGCAGTCTGGATATTGACCTGCAAATACAAAAGAAAACCGATTGGTTTGATATTCATGGCACTGTCCGTTTTGACGATTTCCTGATCCCTTTTTTAAAACTCAGGAAGCATATTCTAAACCACATTCGCGAATATGTGCTTCCTAACGGCGAAATAGCCATGATTCCCGAAGAATGGTTTGCCCGCTATTACGACATCATGCAGTTTTCAACCGCCAATGGAGAAACAGCCAAGTTAAAAAAACACCATTATGGGTTGATTTATCCTTTTCTGGAAGAAGTGGAAAAGAAAAAAGATTTTGCTGAATTTATAGGACTTTCGGACAAGAAAGAACTTACCCAGCCTGAAATTCCGAAAGATCTGCATGCCAACCTGCGTCCTTACCAGGCTGAAGGATATACCTGGCTTTCGTACCTACAGGACCTCAATTTGGGCGGCTGCCTGGCCGATGACATGGGGTTGGGAAAAACCTTACAAACCATTGCCTTGCTTACGGCAAGTAAGGTCAAAAAAAACCTTCGGGATCCTCAGCAACAACAGGCAACCCCACAGATGTCTTCACTCTTTAATGATGAAGATACCGGGCTGTCCAGGCCCGGCAAGACTTCGCTGATCGTAATGCCTTTATCACTGATCTGCAACTGGGAAAATGAAGTCGGGAAATTCGCACCACAACTGAAACTTTATAAACATACCGGATCTTCGCGGATACAGGATGCAGATAAATTCAGCTATTACGACATTGTGCTGACCACCTACGGGATTGTCCGCAATGACCTTGAATTACTGAAAAAATTCAACTTCTACTACCTGATTCTGGACGAAAGCCAGGCCATTAAAAATCCAGATTCCAAAATATACCATGCCATCAGTGAACTATCGGCCCAACACCGCCTGGTACTCAGCGGTACACCCATTGAAAACTCCCTGTCCGATCTGTGGGCACAGATGTCGTTCCTGAACCCAGGCCTATTGGGCAATCTAAAATTTTTCAGGAATGAATTCCAGGTTCCCATTGAGAAGGACAACAATGAAAATAAGCAGGAAAAACTCAAGAAGCTGATAGCCCCGTTCATTCTTCGGCGCACCAAAGCATTGGTGGAAAAAGACCTGCCCCCGCTGACCGAAAAAGTGTACTATTGCGAAATGTCGGACGAGCAAAAAAGCCTGTATGAGACAAAAAAATCGGAGATTAGAAACAGTCTGCTCGAAAACCTGGAAGAAGGAATGGACAACAAAACCAGGTTCCTTGTCCTGAAGGGATTGATGCAGCTCAGGTTGCTGGCCAATCACCCGGCTTTGACCGACAAACAGAGCTTGTCCGAATCCGGTAAGTTTGACGAAGTAATCCGGAACATAGGAAATCTGATTTCGGAAAACCATAAAGTTCTGGTCTTCTCCCAATTTGTCAAGCACCTCAACCTGTTCAGGGACTATTTTGAAAAACAGAACTGGCGCTATTCTTATCTTACCGGTGCTATTAACGGAAACAACAGGCAGGCAATTATTGACAGTTTTCAGGGTGATCCGGATAACCACCTTTTCCTGATATCCTTAAAAGCTGGCGGTTACGGACTGAATATCACGGCAGCCGATTATGTTTTTATCCTGGACCCCTGGTGGAATCCAGCATCTGAAAACCAGGCCATCAGCAGGGCATACCGTATTGGGCAAAAAAACAAGGTCATGGCTTATAAATTCATCACCAAAGACAGTATTGAAGAAAAAATTCTCCGGTTGCAGGAAAAAAAATCGAACCTGGCCGAAGCATTTGTTTCGGTCAACAATCCGCTGCACCTCTTCACCAGTGATGAACTGATCGGGCTGTTTGAATAA